In the Candidatus Saccharibacteria bacterium oral taxon 488 genome, one interval contains:
- the dprA gene encoding DNA-protecting protein DprA, with amino-acid sequence MEINRIRPDEHNFTQRLASIANPPKSLCFMGILPTSDAPVVAIVGSRKPSAYGREVTEQLAGDLATAGCIIVSGLALGIDGIAQKAALEAGGTVIGVIPNELPDISPQTNYKLAMNIIKNDGAILSEWKKGDGKVVNRWSFLERNRLVSGLADAVIITEATERSGTLNTAAHALSQGHDVFAVPGNITSPLSAGCNALLKQGALVATTATDILDVIAPSNARSATDQAVIPLGETPAENTIIDLLRTGLRDGDQLQQQSGLNPADFATALTMLEINGVIKPLGANNWTLR; translated from the coding sequence ATGGAAATCAATAGAATCCGTCCAGATGAGCATAATTTTACCCAGAGGTTGGCAAGTATTGCTAATCCGCCGAAAAGCTTGTGTTTCATGGGAATATTGCCGACGAGCGACGCACCGGTCGTGGCAATCGTTGGCTCACGCAAACCCTCGGCGTACGGCCGGGAGGTGACTGAGCAGCTGGCGGGCGACCTGGCAACAGCCGGCTGCATCATCGTCAGTGGCTTGGCGCTCGGCATCGACGGCATCGCCCAGAAAGCTGCCCTGGAGGCTGGCGGCACAGTCATCGGCGTCATCCCCAATGAACTGCCCGACATCTCGCCGCAAACCAATTACAAACTAGCCATGAACATCATAAAAAACGACGGCGCTATTCTGTCCGAGTGGAAAAAAGGCGACGGTAAAGTCGTCAATCGCTGGAGCTTTTTGGAGCGCAACCGCTTGGTCTCCGGCTTGGCTGATGCCGTTATCATCACCGAGGCCACCGAGCGTAGCGGCACGCTAAACACCGCCGCCCACGCCTTATCCCAAGGCCACGACGTCTTTGCTGTGCCGGGTAACATCACCAGCCCGCTATCTGCTGGCTGCAACGCGCTGCTCAAACAAGGCGCCCTCGTCGCCACCACTGCCACGGACATTCTCGACGTCATCGCCCCATCAAACGCTCGATCGGCTACCGACCAAGCCGTCATCCCCCTCGGTGAAACCCCGGCCGAAAACACTATCATCGACTTACTCCGGACCGGCCTCAGAGACGGCGACCAACTGCAGCAACAATCCGGCCTCAACCCAGCCGACTTCGCCACGGCACTAACCATGCTAGAGATCAACGGCGTGATCAAGCCGCTCGGGGCGAATAATTGGACGCTGCGATAA
- a CDS encoding type IV secretion system DNA-binding domain-containing protein has protein sequence MISFLTQWYVWIPITAVLSFLTWRNYQRADEFEPTESVLLVLEIPKANDKKELAAEQLFASLHGILRDKRELRLSGGRQEHISFEIASVNGQIRFYVWVPRTLQSFVEGQIYAQYPTVQIHVASEDYTEHEREHSTVYTTELTLTAPEFLPIRTFQTFEVDPLAGITGTLAKLELTGEELWVQVLIRPIADSWQQSADRWIASVKSGHKLIPGLGGGGLQWIGTLLEALWRPPGQGSDSKKAPELSERDKTRVSEAEKKATKLGYDVKIRLAYLGEDQTSAKLHMQALVGAFKQFNSTNLNGFRTVKGAFGKEFLDKYRKRAFYGDGYILNIEELASVFHLPHTNVETPNIVWASAKTAEPPSKLPVLTGSDANDDQISAFGVTNFRGINHQFGMLRFDRSRHVYIIGQTGAGKSGLLELFALSDIFHSQGYAIIDPHGDFAINNMKFIPGSRLNDVVYFNPADTAYPLGFNPLEVTNPNQKTNISSEVIGVLKRMFGESWGPRLEYILRYTILALLDRPETTMLDITRMLTDKNFRKETLGYCRDTVVLQFWNVEFASWNDKFVAEAVAPVLNKVGAFTANPIIRNIIGQPKSTFNIRQIMDEGRILIVNLSKGLIGEDNAAILGSFLVTKIQLAAMSRSDIPDIRDRRPFYLYVDEFQNFATDSFATILSEARKYGLNLTVANQYISQMNETVRDAVFGNVGTMISFRVSADDAPILAKQFEPNFESVDLLQMHNRNFVINMVIGGEKTPAFSARTLELPPSQADNTPHIIEYSRRMYSRSREDVEREIAAVIMPPRPQKQPTQPRPQAVAAAALARPVQMAASQPTQKVSAAASAQHPAPQPEPVAPVTDSGEVILQIRGNSAFESAATDTVTPKKRRRRRKKSAA, from the coding sequence ATGATTAGTTTTTTAACGCAGTGGTACGTCTGGATACCCATCACAGCCGTGCTGTCATTTTTGACGTGGCGCAACTATCAGCGGGCCGACGAATTCGAACCGACCGAGAGCGTGTTATTAGTACTCGAAATCCCCAAAGCCAACGACAAGAAAGAACTAGCCGCCGAGCAATTATTTGCCAGCCTGCACGGCATCTTGCGCGACAAACGCGAACTTAGGTTATCGGGCGGCCGGCAGGAGCATATCAGCTTTGAAATCGCCTCGGTCAACGGTCAAATTCGTTTTTACGTCTGGGTGCCCCGGACGCTACAAAGTTTCGTCGAGGGACAAATTTACGCCCAGTACCCAACCGTTCAAATCCACGTCGCTAGCGAAGATTACACCGAGCACGAGCGCGAACACTCCACTGTGTACACCACTGAGCTAACCTTGACGGCGCCAGAGTTCTTGCCAATCCGCACCTTTCAAACCTTTGAAGTCGATCCGCTGGCGGGGATTACCGGCACGCTGGCCAAGCTAGAATTGACCGGCGAGGAACTCTGGGTGCAGGTACTCATCAGGCCGATCGCCGACAGCTGGCAACAGTCCGCTGATCGCTGGATCGCCAGCGTCAAGAGTGGGCATAAACTCATCCCCGGGCTCGGCGGCGGTGGCTTGCAATGGATTGGTACGCTACTGGAGGCCCTCTGGAGACCACCAGGCCAGGGAAGTGATAGCAAAAAAGCGCCCGAGCTATCTGAGCGTGACAAGACGCGCGTCTCTGAGGCAGAGAAGAAGGCCACCAAATTGGGCTACGACGTCAAGATCCGCCTGGCGTACCTTGGTGAAGATCAAACCAGTGCCAAGCTACATATGCAGGCACTGGTCGGTGCTTTTAAGCAATTCAACTCAACCAACCTCAACGGCTTTCGCACTGTCAAGGGTGCGTTCGGCAAGGAGTTCCTCGACAAGTACCGCAAGCGCGCGTTTTACGGCGATGGCTACATCCTGAATATCGAAGAACTGGCCTCTGTCTTTCACTTGCCGCACACCAATGTCGAGACGCCCAACATCGTCTGGGCCAGCGCCAAAACCGCCGAACCACCGTCCAAGCTACCCGTCCTGACCGGCAGCGACGCTAATGACGACCAAATTTCCGCCTTTGGCGTCACCAATTTCCGCGGCATCAACCACCAATTCGGCATGCTGCGCTTTGATCGCTCGCGTCACGTTTACATCATCGGCCAGACCGGAGCAGGGAAGAGCGGTTTGTTGGAATTATTCGCGCTCAGCGACATCTTTCACAGCCAAGGCTACGCCATCATCGACCCGCACGGTGATTTTGCCATCAACAACATGAAATTCATCCCCGGCTCACGGCTGAACGACGTCGTCTATTTCAACCCGGCAGACACCGCCTATCCGCTCGGTTTCAACCCGCTGGAAGTCACCAACCCGAACCAAAAAACCAACATCTCATCAGAGGTCATCGGCGTCCTGAAGCGCATGTTTGGCGAGAGCTGGGGCCCACGGCTAGAGTACATCTTGCGCTACACCATCCTGGCGCTGCTCGACCGCCCAGAAACAACCATGCTCGACATCACTCGCATGCTGACTGATAAAAACTTCCGCAAAGAGACGTTGGGCTATTGCCGCGATACCGTGGTCTTGCAATTCTGGAATGTCGAATTCGCTAGCTGGAACGACAAGTTCGTCGCCGAGGCCGTCGCACCAGTCCTCAACAAAGTCGGCGCCTTTACCGCCAACCCCATCATCCGCAACATCATCGGTCAGCCCAAATCCACCTTCAATATCCGCCAAATCATGGACGAAGGCAGAATTCTCATCGTCAATTTGTCCAAGGGTTTGATCGGCGAAGACAACGCCGCCATCCTCGGCTCATTCCTGGTCACCAAGATTCAGCTGGCTGCTATGAGCCGCTCTGACATCCCCGACATCCGCGACCGCCGTCCATTTTACCTTTACGTCGACGAATTCCAGAACTTCGCCACTGACTCATTTGCCACTATCCTGTCCGAAGCCCGCAAGTACGGCCTCAACCTGACCGTCGCCAATCAGTACATCTCACAGATGAATGAAACTGTGCGCGACGCAGTCTTTGGCAATGTCGGCACTATGATTTCATTCCGAGTGTCTGCTGACGACGCACCGATCCTCGCCAAGCAATTTGAACCAAACTTTGAATCAGTCGACCTCTTGCAAATGCACAATCGTAACTTCGTCATCAATATGGTCATCGGGGGAGAGAAGACCCCGGCTTTCTCCGCGCGCACCCTCGAGCTCCCACCAAGCCAAGCCGACAACACGCCGCACATCATCGAATATTCGCGGCGCATGTACTCACGGAGCCGAGAAGACGTTGAGCGAGAAATTGCCGCCGTCATCATGCCGCCACGCCCGCAAAAACAGCCCACCCAGCCGCGCCCGCAAGCCGTCGCCGCGGCCGCACTGGCCCGGCCCGTTCAAATGGCTGCCAGCCAGCCGACCCAAAAAGTCAGTGCCGCCGCTAGCGCCCAACACCCCGCACCACAACCCGAACCCGTCGCACCCGTCACAGACAGCGGCGAAGTCATCTTGCAAATTCGCGGCAACAGTGCATTTGAATCAGCAGCTACCGACACCGTCACACCAAAGAAACGCCGACGACGACGGAAGAAGAGTGCTGCATGA
- a CDS encoding DUF2726 domain-containing protein, whose protein sequence is MEISIIILIIIVVFGIIGAKTNRRTTFSKPKTGEYAYTKKERIITQYELAFYQTLHEVVSGCIIIPQAHLSIFLNHKVRGQNWSRAFSRINGKSVDFLIYTNDMRPLLAIELDDITHNRPDRQQRDAFVNTVITNAHIPLLRFTASGWNTDTIKQQVAQALHASVFEK, encoded by the coding sequence ATGGAAATAAGTATAATAATTCTTATCATCATTGTCGTCTTTGGAATAATTGGGGCAAAAACAAACAGACGAACCACTTTTTCTAAGCCAAAAACAGGGGAGTATGCATACACCAAAAAGGAGCGCATCATAACACAGTACGAACTGGCCTTCTATCAAACCCTACACGAAGTAGTCAGCGGCTGTATCATTATTCCTCAAGCCCATCTGAGCATATTCTTGAATCATAAGGTGCGCGGACAAAACTGGAGCAGGGCATTCTCAAGAATCAATGGTAAATCAGTAGACTTCCTCATCTACACCAATGACATGCGACCACTTCTCGCCATAGAGCTTGATGATATCACTCACAATCGCCCTGACCGTCAACAGCGAGACGCTTTTGTCAATACAGTTATCACTAATGCACACATACCCCTGCTACGATTCACCGCCAGCGGCTGGAATACCGACACCATCAAGCAGCAAGTTGCCCAGGCCCTGCACGCATCAGTATTCGAAAAATAA
- a CDS encoding FtsW/RodA/SpoVE family cell cycle protein produces the protein MRNRTTTSTAKAVRRHRPMYQIVLYMGLLLMLGLVVMYALGPQRANVLNHTHGANYSDTFFFNKQLASVITAVVAFGVAAILPYRWLTEAWAKRLFIAGLAACFLLVVCGALLHLPFASDTNGAYRWFYLGGLGSFQPAELLKFGLLLFVAGFLAKRVRQGKLNDINETLIPLGIIMAVSIFVVVVLQKDLGTGVSLVALALSVLAVSGMDARLLRRIVLVIAAAALMLTFSSPHRIERVMTFIQGDTHQSASRDENSYHIQQARIAIGSGGLLGLGIGKSVQATGYLPEAINDSIFAVMGETFGFVGLLVILALFSALLLSLLKVTSRLADMHLRLVVAGVFGWVASHVLMNIGSMTGIIPMTGISLPLLSYGGTSMLFIAAALGLAFQLSAYTAHKPLMEGEGSGKDLGSRRRLGRTRYASRSSV, from the coding sequence TTGCGTAACCGCACTACCACCTCAACCGCTAAGGCGGTGCGTCGACACCGGCCGATGTATCAGATCGTGCTGTATATGGGGTTGCTGTTGATGTTGGGGCTGGTGGTGATGTATGCGCTGGGGCCGCAGCGGGCGAATGTGTTGAATCATACGCACGGCGCGAATTATAGCGACACTTTCTTTTTCAATAAACAGCTGGCCAGCGTCATCACTGCTGTGGTGGCGTTTGGGGTGGCGGCGATATTGCCGTATCGGTGGTTAACCGAGGCATGGGCCAAGCGACTGTTCATCGCGGGCTTGGCGGCGTGTTTCTTGTTGGTGGTTTGCGGGGCGCTGCTGCATCTGCCATTTGCATCGGACACCAACGGCGCGTACCGCTGGTTTTATCTGGGTGGGCTGGGTAGTTTTCAGCCGGCGGAGTTATTGAAATTTGGCTTGCTACTGTTTGTGGCTGGGTTTTTGGCCAAGCGGGTGCGCCAAGGCAAACTCAACGATATCAACGAGACGCTGATCCCACTTGGTATTATTATGGCGGTATCGATATTTGTGGTGGTAGTCTTGCAGAAGGATCTGGGGACGGGTGTATCACTCGTAGCGCTGGCGCTGTCGGTGTTAGCGGTGTCGGGGATGGACGCTCGGCTACTGCGGCGTATCGTGCTGGTGATCGCGGCTGCAGCGCTGATGCTGACGTTCTCGTCACCGCACCGTATCGAGCGCGTGATGACCTTTATTCAGGGTGATACGCATCAATCAGCTAGTCGCGATGAAAATAGCTATCACATCCAGCAAGCGCGCATCGCCATCGGCTCGGGCGGCCTATTGGGCCTCGGTATCGGTAAAAGCGTGCAGGCGACGGGCTATCTGCCGGAGGCGATTAATGACTCGATTTTTGCAGTGATGGGCGAGACGTTTGGTTTTGTTGGCCTGTTAGTTATTTTGGCACTGTTTTCGGCGTTGCTGCTGAGCCTGCTCAAGGTGACGTCGCGGCTGGCTGATATGCACTTGCGGCTGGTGGTGGCGGGCGTATTTGGCTGGGTGGCATCGCATGTGCTGATGAATATTGGCTCGATGACCGGGATTATTCCGATGACTGGTATCTCGTTGCCGCTGCTCAGTTATGGCGGCACCAGCATGTTATTTATCGCAGCGGCGCTGGGTCTGGCATTTCAACTGTCAGCCTATACGGCGCACAAACCATTAATGGAAGGAGAGGGAAGTGGCAAAGATCTTGGCAGTCGGCGGCGGCTCGGGCGGACACGTTACGCCAGTCGTAGCAGTGTGTAA
- the topA gene encoding type I DNA topoisomerase — MKNLVIVESPAKAKTIEKYLGKDFHVLSSVGHIRSIVKKTKDGTPPIDVANDFFAVYEVDPEKKKVITELKKNVKAVGKDNVWLATDEDREGEAIAWHLCKVLDLPVETTKRIVFHEITKDAITNAIQNPRTVDMNLVQAQQARQILDRLVGFELSPVVWQKVPGGKSAGRVQSPAVRLLVEREREIMKFEGSSQFKVTAIFIHDNQELKAELNQKFDSEAAAYEFLNSLKPATFTVSDISKTPGTRNPAAPFTTSTLQQEANAKLGFSSKATMASAQRLYQDGKITYMRTDSVNLSGQAIASATDFIKRLYGPDYSTVRKFKTKSASAQEAHEAIRPTDITRETVTSNEYDQKLYDLIRRRTLASQMSAAKLEKTTVVIAIGGARTSHKTIRDPRQSQIFSETPLAPDAPATATPSALGLWSIRE, encoded by the coding sequence ATGAAAAATCTCGTCATCGTCGAGTCGCCAGCCAAAGCTAAGACTATTGAGAAATACTTGGGCAAGGATTTTCACGTTTTGTCAAGCGTGGGACACATCCGCTCAATCGTCAAAAAAACCAAGGACGGTACGCCGCCAATTGATGTGGCAAATGATTTTTTTGCCGTCTACGAAGTCGATCCAGAGAAAAAGAAAGTCATCACCGAGCTCAAGAAAAACGTCAAGGCCGTCGGTAAAGACAACGTCTGGCTGGCGACCGATGAAGACCGCGAAGGGGAGGCTATCGCTTGGCACCTCTGTAAAGTGTTGGATTTGCCGGTTGAGACGACCAAGCGCATCGTCTTTCATGAAATCACCAAGGATGCCATCACCAATGCCATCCAGAACCCGCGCACTGTTGACATGAACTTGGTGCAGGCGCAGCAAGCCCGGCAGATCCTTGATCGGCTGGTTGGTTTTGAACTCAGCCCGGTAGTCTGGCAAAAAGTGCCAGGCGGTAAGTCAGCTGGCCGCGTCCAGAGCCCAGCGGTGCGGCTGCTGGTCGAGCGCGAACGAGAAATCATGAAATTTGAGGGCAGCTCACAATTCAAGGTGACCGCCATATTCATCCACGACAATCAAGAACTCAAGGCCGAGCTCAACCAAAAATTTGATTCCGAAGCAGCCGCTTACGAATTCTTGAACAGTCTCAAGCCAGCCACATTCACCGTCAGCGATATCTCGAAAACGCCTGGCACCCGCAACCCAGCCGCGCCGTTTACAACCTCAACGCTGCAGCAGGAAGCCAACGCCAAGCTTGGCTTCAGCTCCAAAGCCACCATGGCCTCAGCGCAGCGGCTCTACCAGGACGGTAAGATCACCTACATGCGTACTGACTCGGTCAATTTGAGCGGGCAGGCTATCGCCAGCGCGACTGATTTCATCAAGCGGTTGTACGGCCCGGATTATTCCACTGTCCGCAAATTCAAAACCAAATCCGCCTCCGCCCAAGAAGCCCACGAGGCCATCCGCCCGACCGATATCACCCGCGAAACCGTCACCTCAAACGAGTACGACCAAAAACTCTACGACCTCATTCGCCGCCGCACCCTGGCGTCACAAATGTCAGCAGCGAAGTTAGAGAAAACCACGGTGGTAATTGCTATCGGCGGCGCTCGGACATCTCATAAAACAATCCGGGACCCAAGACAATCCCAGATTTTTTCTGAGACGCCACTCGCGCCAGATGCGCCAGCAACAGCGACACCTTCTGCGCTGGGGCTATGGAGTATTCGCGAATAA
- the mraY gene encoding phospho-N-acetylmuramoyl-pentapeptide-transferase, translated as MATALQTMTNELTHVFLLSVGAFLLAMFLTPIYTFFAYRYRFWKRQRSESTDGKELKVFAKFQAAKLRRNIPTMAGVIGVISIFVVTFFCNLDRAQTWLPLAALIGGAAVGLIDDVINLRGLGGGAAGLRSPVKFALIMLIGIVLGWFFYIKLGVASFHVPFMGDVSIGWLIIPLFAFAVVATGNAVNISDGMDGLAGGLLGISFGAFGVIALLQQQVLLAGFCFTVVGVLLSYLWFNIYPARFFMGDVGSFAYGVSLGVVAMLTNSLLLLPVIGLLFVIEAGSSLIQIVSKKLFKRKIFLSAPIHHHLEASGWPETKVTMRFWVIGCVMAFIGVMLALAGGHIA; from the coding sequence ATGGCAACTGCTTTACAAACAATGACCAACGAATTGACACACGTATTTTTGCTCAGTGTCGGGGCGTTCTTATTGGCGATGTTTCTGACGCCAATTTATACGTTTTTTGCCTATCGGTATCGGTTTTGGAAGCGGCAGCGCTCGGAGAGTACCGACGGCAAAGAGTTGAAGGTTTTTGCTAAATTCCAAGCGGCAAAATTGCGGCGAAATATTCCAACAATGGCCGGAGTTATCGGTGTTATTTCGATTTTCGTGGTGACGTTCTTTTGTAATTTAGATCGAGCGCAGACATGGCTGCCGCTCGCGGCGTTGATCGGCGGTGCCGCGGTTGGGCTTATTGATGATGTTATTAATCTACGCGGGCTGGGCGGTGGTGCGGCCGGCTTACGTAGTCCGGTGAAATTTGCGCTGATTATGCTTATCGGCATCGTCCTTGGCTGGTTTTTCTATATCAAGCTGGGCGTGGCCAGCTTCCATGTGCCGTTCATGGGGGATGTGTCTATTGGCTGGCTGATCATCCCACTGTTTGCCTTTGCAGTGGTGGCGACTGGTAACGCGGTTAATATTTCTGATGGCATGGACGGACTGGCTGGCGGGTTGTTGGGGATTAGCTTTGGGGCGTTTGGGGTGATTGCCTTGCTGCAACAACAGGTGTTACTGGCGGGATTCTGCTTCACGGTGGTTGGTGTGCTACTGAGTTATCTCTGGTTTAACATCTATCCAGCACGGTTTTTCATGGGCGATGTTGGTAGCTTTGCCTATGGGGTTAGCTTGGGAGTGGTGGCGATGTTGACTAATTCGTTGCTATTATTGCCGGTGATTGGGCTGTTGTTTGTGATCGAGGCGGGTTCAAGCTTGATTCAGATTGTGAGCAAAAAACTCTTTAAGCGCAAAATTTTCTTGTCAGCGCCAATCCATCATCACCTAGAAGCCAGCGGCTGGCCAGAAACTAAAGTGACGATGCGGTTCTGGGTGATTGGCTGTGTGATGGCGTTTATCGGCGTGATGCTGGCTCTGGCGGGGGGTCATATTGCGTAA